DNA from Streptomyces rishiriensis:
TGCGAGCGGGGTTGCGGGCCATACCAGTGAGCCAGCCGGCGGAGGCGAGGTAGGCGAGGGCCCCGCCGAGAATCGCCAGGGGTGCCGTGAGGAGTTGGACCATCAAGCCGCCGGCGCCGCGGCCGGCGATGTTGGCGCCGGCCATCAGGCTGACGATGGCGGCGTTCGCCGGTACCAGGCGCTCGCGGCCGACCAGTTCGGGCAGGACGCTCTGCGAGCCGACGTCGAAGAACACGGTGGCACAACCGCTCAGCAGCACCACTGCGTACAGCTGCGGCAGCGAGAGCACGCCCAGCCACCAGGTGACCGGAATGGAGGCGAGCAACACCGCGCGAGCGGCGTCGGCGGCCACCAGCAGGCGGCGCCCGGGCAGGCGGTCCACCCACGCGCCCGCGGGCAGCCCGATGAGCAGGAAGGCGGCGGTGGACAGCGCAGCCAGCGCACCGGCCTGGCCGGGGCCGGCGTCGAGCGTGGTGACGGCGAGCAGCGGAATCGCCACATAACCGACGTTGCTGCCGAGGTGGCTGAGGGCGCTTGCGGCAAAGAGCGTGCGGAAGGCGCCCACGCGCCACGGAGAATCTGGGGCTTTGGTCATGCGGCGTACGGTGCGGGACGCTGCGCGGCTCCCCACAGAGATTTAGGCTCAGCTAAATGATCGAGGTGGAATTCGCCATCGAGGACGTGGCACGCACCCGCTTCGCGATCTCTCCGCTGTGGGAGGTCGTGGCAAGCGTCCGGGTGCTCAAGGGTGCGGACGAACACGGCCTGCACCGCACATGGGCAGACCGCGTACGCCCCCGGCTGGCGGCGGCAGGTCTCGACCTGAGCCCGCTGTTCGACCTCGTCCCGATGCCCGTCCGCTCGCCCTGGGCCGGCCGCATCCCGGGGTTCATCTGCCCGCCGCCCACGACGCCGCTGCCGTCGCTGGAGGTGGAGCTGGCCACGGTGCGGGCCATGCCGCCGGCGCTTCTGCACACCACGGCCGAAGTGCCGGAAGCGCGGATGGCCGCACTGCGCGGCAATCCGGCCACCGAGCTCGCGCGGCTGGCCGATGCGATCGAGGCGTACTGGGAGCTGGCGCTGGCCCCGTACTGGTCACGCATCCTCACCCTTCTGGAGGACGACATCCGCTACCGCGCCGGCCGCCTGGTCGCCGGCGGCGCACAGCACCTGTTCACCGACCTCGACCCGCAGGTCACCTGGGCCCAAGGCACCCTGCACCTGGAACACCGCACCGCGCGCGGAGCGCGCCGGCTCGACGGCCAAGGCCTGCTGCTGGTGCCCTCCGTCTTCATCTGGCCACGCGTCTTCTCCGTGCTCAACGAACCCTGGCAGCCCTCGCTGCGCTATCCACCCCGCGCCGTCGGCACGCTCTGGCACACCCGGCCCGCGACCGCCCCCAACGCCCTGGCGGGGGTGCTGGGGCGCTCCCGCGCGATGGTCCTGACCGAGCTGACCGCCCCCGCATCCACCACCGAACTCGCCCGCCGTACCGGCCTGACCCCCGGCGGCACCTCCCAGCACCTCACCGCCCTGCGGAACGCCGGTCTGGTCAGCGCCCACCGCGCAGGCAGGCAGGTCCTGTACGCGCGTACCCGAGCCGGCCAGACAGTGACAGAGGCTGCCCAGTCGGGCTCACCACCATCCGCTGCGGACGCACAAACCCAGCACCCACAGGCTGCCGACGAATTTCGAGGGGCCAACCCCAATGCGAAGCCGGGCTTGAGCCCGGTGTGAAACTCGGGGCCTATCTGCGCAGGACATCATCGCGTCTGGCAATCGACACGTTGCGCGCGCAGAAGCGGATCGATCTGATGGACGAGACCGCGCTTGTGGCGGCCAGCAACCCGGGCGGTGAGGACGCCGATCCGCTGAAGGAGCTGGTCCAGCCCGCGATCGAGGCCATGCCGCTCAGCAGGCGCCGCACGGTTGTGCAGCTGCAGAGCCAGGGTCTCGCGACGCCAAAGTCGTGGGGGGCCCGATGAAGCCGACGCGGAAACACGGTGGAGCCCGTTCCACCCCTACTACCGCTGCTGAGCCTGAGTACAGCCTGCTCACATTCCGAGCAACGGGGACTCTTCGTTCACCCCGGCGGTCCTGCCAGGGCTTTGATGGCCGGGCGGAGCAACGCGGCGATGTGATCCGCAGGGGCCTCACGCAGTGCGGCCAGGCCGAGGAGCTGGTGGCCGATGGTCACGCCCAGCAATGCGGTGACAACCAGTGCGGCGCGCAGTTCGGGATCCTCGGCAGCGGGCAGGGCTGCACCGACGCTGTCGATCTGCCGGCCGAGAGCGGCACGGACGTGATCGGCTGCTGCCTGGTCGGTGAGCATCGACCGCATCATCGCCAGCGTGCCCTCGGGAAGACCGCCGAGCTTGAGGCCGAGCGAGGCCAGCAACTGATCGACGAGCTCGTCGGCGCCGGTGACCGTCAGCGGGGTCGGCAACGCCTGCACGGCTTGGCTGAACAGCTCCCGTTTCGAGCCGAAGTACTGCATGACCAGAGCCGGATCGACGCTTGCCGCGGCCGCCACAGCGCGGATGGTGGTGCGCTCGAATCCCTTCTCAGCGAACAGCTCCCGGGCGCTGTCGAGGATGCGTACCTCGGTCGCTCGGCGGCGGTCGGCGCGGGACTGGCGAGGAGTGGACACCGATTCACTCTACAGCCGTTGACCGAACTTCCAGCCGACCATACCGTGAGTGGGTCAACAAGCGTTGAGCGAATGGAATGACCCCCGTGTCACCTCTGGATACACCTGCCGTTCGCACCCCTCACGAGGTGCTGACCTGCTACTACCAAGCCATGCTCGACAAGTCGCCAGACGATCTCGCCGATCTCTACGCCATCGATGCGGTGCACAAGTTCCCGTTCACCTCACCCGGCTTCCCCGCATGCTTCGAGGGTCGTGAGGCCGTGCGCGCCGGTTACCGAGCGGTCTGGGGCGCCAGCCCCGCCAAGGTGCAGGAGGTCAGGAGGATCGCGACCCACGAGACCGCCGATCCCGAAGTGATCATCGCCGAGCATGTCGTGGTGGGAACGCTGCCGCCCAAGGCCACCACGTTCACCGTCCCCGGCCTCCTGATACTCCACGTACGCAACGGACTGATCACACGGGTCCACGACTACATGGACGGCTCAGGAGTCGCCAGCGCCAGGGCCTGACGGCCCGACCAGAACGTCGAAGGCACCCGCGCCAAGCTGAAACGCCTGGTCAAGCTCGGAATCCTCACCGAGGCGGACACCGGCAACTTCGCCAGGAGGCAATAGCCCACCGGCCCTCCAGCAGCAACCTTGCCTCAACCTCAGGCAGAAACAGACATCACGTTACGAACCGCCCACTCAGAACTCTCACAGATGGAGGTGCCCGAGGTGCGTCTTCGGCGGGCACCGGCGCCTCACCCTGACCATGTCGCCTCGCCCGAATCGTGCCAGGTAGCTCTGAGACACATAGTGGTGAAGTTTCGGTGCAGACACATCGCACAGCGTAAGCGGCCTGGCGGTGAGCAACTACGGAGTTTCCCCGAGCTACGTGGAAGGTATGGCCGCATGACGTGGTCCTTGCCCGAGCCGATGCTCACCGTGGCCGTGGACAGCCCTGTCCTACCCGCTGGGTGTGCCGCGGAGCCTAAGTGGGACGGCTACCGTGCCCAGCTCGCCGTGTACGCGGGCGGGCGGGTGCTGCTGCGCTCACGGCGCGGCACGGACATGACGGCCGCGTTCCCCGAGATCCGGGCGGCTGCCCTGGCGCAGCTGCCGGAGGACACCGGGTTGGACGGCGCTATGTGACCTGCACGGGTGTCTCAAGTGCTCGGTGTCTCAGGCGATGGGCGGTCGCCCCTGTTCGGGCGCCCATACAGGAGGACTACGCCCAGCGCGGCCCCAGCAACTTGGCAGGCGGCCACTGCTAGGACGAGGCTTCCCGGCCCGGCGGCCTGCCAGACGCCCGCGAGGGCAGCCCCGCCTGCGGCAAAGGTGCTCTTGATGCTTGCTCCCAGGGTGAAGACCTGGGTACGGGCACCTTGGGGCGCGTAACGGTCGCGCCCGGCCAGCAGTGCGGCGAAGAGCGGACCGGTGCACCACCCGGCCAAGGCGAAGCCGCCGACTGCCGCGGTGGCACTGTCCATCCAGGGCACGGCGGCCAGCGGCACCCCGGTCGCGAAAAGCATGGTCACGACGGTCCGTTCGGGGCGCAGGGTGCCCCACGGCCGCCAGGCGTACGCCAGAGAACCGGTCAGCGAGCCGAGTGCCATCGCGGTCATCAGACCGCCTGCGGCCCAGGGTGTCCGGTAGTGGGTGGCGAGCAGCACGCAGACCACGGGCAGAGCACCGATCCCGAGCTGGCCCACCCCGCTGGCCCAGGTGAGCGACCGCAGCGGCGGATCGCGGACCAGCAGCGCGATGGCGGCACCCAGACCGGCGGGGCGCGGTCCAGCGCCCCGTCCGGGGCGGCGCCGCAGCGGCAGGGCGAAGACCAGTAGGCCTCCTGCGGCGGCTCCTGCCCCCAGGGCCACGACGGCGGGGGCGGGACCGGTAGCCGCCGCGAGGGCGGAGGCGAGGGCAGGCCCGGTGATTCCTGCCAGGTTGTAGGAGACGGCGTCCAGGCTGAAGGCGCGGGGCAACTCCGTGGACGGCAGCAGGTCGCTCAGCAGGCTGGTCAGGCCACCGGTCAGCAGCGGGGTACAGCAGCCCGCCGCGGCGGCCATTGTTAGGACGACCGGAGCGGGTGCCCGCCCAATCAGCCCCGCGACCACGGTCAGGCCTGCCCCGTAGTAGACCAGGCAACCGGCGTGGAACAGCCGCCGGCGCCGGACCCGGTCCGCGAGGGCACCGGCCAACGGGGCGGCGACGACGCTGGGAAACAGCAGGGCAGCGACGAGTGCGCCCCCGAAGCCGGCACTGCCGGTGCGTTCTACGGCGAGCACTACTACACCGATCCGCGCCCCTTCGGAGGCGAGGCGGACCAACACGGCCACCAGCATGTACCGGGCGAGCACCCATTTGTGCGTGCCTGAGCGCGTTCCCGTATGCATGGGTGTCTGCGTACGCAAGTGCATGCCTCCGACCGGATTCCGCGCCTCGCCGCCCCATGTGCGGCCCACCTTCTCTCGTCATACCCTGAAGGTATGACGACATGTGCGTTCGAGATCCCCGCTCATACTCGAGGGGTGAGATTCACCTTCGTCAGTGATCACGTTGCCCTCGACTTCGCCGCTACGGTGGCCTGGCGCACCACCCGTCACACGGAACTGCTCGCTGAGCCAGAGGACTTCGCCCGATGGGCGACCGCAGCCGAGGTGGTCGACCGACTGGAGGCGGTGAGCCAGGGCGACCTGGTTGCGGCCCGCACGTTGCGCGAGGCGATCTACCGCTTGGCACTCGCCGCCGCCGCAGGAGAGCCGGGTGACCCGCAGGACGCCGCCGTGATCCGGCGGGCCGCCGCACACACACCGGTCCGCCCCGCGCTCCAGGCCCTGGGCGAGGTGGAACGCCGCGGCGGAGTCAATGAGGTGCTGGCCACTGTCGCGGCGAGTGCCAGCGACCTGCTCGGCGGTCCCGGCCGACTCCTCATCCGGCACTGCACCGGTGAGCCATGCACACGTCTTTTCCTCGACCGCTCCAGGGCAGGTACCCGACGCTGGTGCTCGAAGCGTAGCTGTGGCAGCAGGATCAACGCCGCCGCCTACCGCCGCCGGGTCCGCCAGGACGGGCAGACCACGAAGTGACGAGGACAAGTACCCCGCGATGAGACAGGCTGGCAGCTCACATAAATGGCGAGTTGGTCGTATGGGACGCCGCGGGCCGCCTCGCATTCGAGCGGTTGCAGAACCAGCTTGCCCGGCGTGGTGCCGGGGCGGCTCGGGCGGCGGAGGAGTGGCCGGCTCACTTCGTCGCGTTCGATCTGCTGCGGCTGTCTGGGACGTGCACCACCTCTTGGCCGTATCGGCGGCGCAGGGCCGCGCTGGAGTCCGTGTTCGTCGGCTGTCGGCGCCGTGGGCCCTTTGCCCGTCGACCACCGAGGCCGACGTCGTACGCGAGTGGCTGACGTGGGCGTCGGTCGGGATGGAGGGTGTGGTCTTCAAGAGGCTCAATGACGCCTACCGCCCGTCGGTGAGGGGCTGACAGAAATACAAGATCCGCGAGACGAGCGAGGCCATCGCGGCGATCACGGGCTCTCTGGCCGCTCCCCGCACGCTGCTGCTCGGCAGATACGACACCGAAGGGCGCTTTCAGTACGTCGGCCGCACTACCACCCTGGCCCAGGCGGCAGGTGCGGCGGTCGCCGGTCTGCTCGCTGCGGGGCAGCGCGGTCATCCGTGGACAGGCTGGTCGACGTGCCCTTCACCCCCACCAGCAGCTCCTGGCTCCACCAGGTCGAGCGGTGGTTCGGCCTGCTCACCGACAAGCAGATACGGCGAGGCGTCCACAAGAACGTCCAGGCCCTGGAGAAGGACATCCCTGGATCAGGACCTGGAACGAGGACCCGAAACCCTTCGTTTGGACGAAGACCGCAGACGAGATTCTCGAACGCCTCGCCGGATATTTGAACCGAATTCCCGACTCAGGACATTAGCGAGGCGGTGCAGAAACTCCGCGACCAGCTCACCCCCGTTGGGTAGGCGTCCGCCCCCGTCTAGTACTGCAACGGTTCTTGCCGTGACTAGTGGCCAGGTCGGTCGCTGGTGTGGTTATGGGTGGGGACCTTGCTGATGTCAGGTTGTGGGCGGGTGAACTGACCGCTCTGCATGGGCGGTTTGTGCACCGTTTCAGTAGGTCGGAGCCGCGTGAGTCGGCTCTGGCCTGTATGCGGGGGCTGGTTGCTCCGCTGCAGCGGAAGAACGGCTGGACGCCGGCCGAGGAGGCCGGGCATGACGGGCCCGACCGTATCCAGCGGATGCTGAACCGGATCGAGTGGGACGCCGACGAGGTCCTGGACGACGTACGCGCCTATGTCGTGGAACACCTCGGTGAGAGGGATGCCGTGTTGATCGTCGACGACACCGGCTTCCTGAAGAAGGGAGTGCGGTCGGCCGGCGTGCAACGCCAGTACTCCGGAACTGCCGGCCGCACCGAGAACTGCCAGGTCGGCGTCTTCCTGGCTTACGCCACCGGCCGCGCACGCACCCTGATCGACCGGCGCCTGTATCTGCCCACGTCCTGGACGGACGACCGGGAACGCTGCCGCCGCGCCGGCATCGGTGACGAGGTCGTGTTCGAGACCAAGGTGGCCATGGCCAAGGCGATGGTCCGCAAGGCGATCGCCGGGAAGATCCCGTTCGCCTGGGTGACCGCGGATGCCGCCTACGGCTTCAGCAAGGGCTGGCGACACGAACTCGAGCAGGCCGACGTCTTCCACGTCATGGCCACAACGAGACACGACACCGTCGTCACCCGCTGGGCCCTCGACCACCCCGTCCACGAACTGTTTCCCGGCCTGCCCCGGCAGAAATGGAAGCGCCGTTCCTGCGGCGAGGGAGCCCACGGCCGGCGGATCTTCGACCGGGCCCACGTCGAGGTGCGGCCCTGGCACCGCGAGGACCGCCGGCACTGGGTTCTCGCCCGCCGCAGCGTCAGCAGGCCCGAGGAGATCTCCTACTACATCGCCTACTGTCCCGCCGACACGACGCTGGACGAACTGATCCGTGTTGCGGGCAGCCGATGGGCCGTCGAGGAATGCTTCCAGACCGCGAAGCAGGAATGCGGCCTGGACGACTACCAGGTCCGCCGCTACCCCGGCTGGCACCGCCACATGACCCTGGCCATGGCCGACCACGCCTGCCTGACCGTCCTGCGGGCCCGACAGCTGGACACGGACAAAGCAGAAACGGATCCTCCCAGCTCGTCCACCTCAGCCTCGCCGAAATCCGACGCCTGATCACCCGCCTCACCAACCGCCGACCCACCCCGGTCGACCACATCCTGCACTGGTCGACCTGGCGCAGAAGACGCCAACACCAAGCCCGCGTCAGTACTACAAACGACGAGGCCGCAGTCCCTGAAAACTGACCAGCAATCAGAACAGACACCGTTGCAGTACTAGGGCCTGTTGCGAAAGTGGATCTTGTTCGTCGATGATCAGCTGTCGTGGGACGTGGGGATCTGACGAACGGCCAGTGGGCCCGGCTTGAGCCGCTGCTGCCGCAGGGCATTAAGCCAGGTCGTCCGCAGGTGTGGACGCGGCGGCAGCTGATAGACGGCATACGGTGGCGGACCCGGACAGGTGCCCCCTGGCGTGACGTGCCGAAGCGTTACGGGCCGTGGGACCGGGTCTACGACCTGTTCCGGCACTGGCAGCGGGACGGCACCTGGGCGAGGATCCTCGCCCAACTCCAGGCCGAGACCGATGCGAAAGGCCTGATCACCTGGGACGTCAACGTCGACTCCACCGTCTGCCGGGCCCATCAGCACGCCGCCGGAGCGGCGAAAAGGGGGACCTGCGGAAGGAACCGCCCGGCGGCGTCTTCGTCGAGCCGGCCGACCACGGCCTCGGACGCTCCCGCGGCGGACTGACCAGCAAGATCCACCTCGCGGTCGAGCAAGGTCAGAAGCCCTTGTCCGTCGTGATCACGGCCGGGCAGCGGGGCGATTCCCGCAGTTCGAAGCGGTCCTGGAAGCCATCCGGGTGCCGAGGCTGGGCCTTGGCAGGCCGCACAGACGCCCGGAACGGGTGCGCGCCGACAAGGCGTACGACTCTCACAGGAACCGCTCCTACCTGCGCAGACGCGGGATCAAGGCCACGATCCCAGTCCCGGCAGACCGTGTCCGCAACCGGCTCAAGCGCGGATCGCGTGGCGGGCGACCGCCGACGTTCGACAAGGACGACTACAAGCAGCGGCACGCGGTCGAGTGCGGGATCAATCGCCTCAAGCGCCACCGGGCCGTCGCCACGCGGTACGACAAACTTGCCGTCCGCTACGAGGCAACCGTGCTGGTCGCAGCCATCAACGAGTGGCTGTGACCAGCACTTTCACGACACGCCCTAGGTCAGCTCGCCCTTGAGTTCCTGCGCTACGCACCGGGTCGTAGGCGCGGTCTGGCTGCTGTTGAAGATCCTGTCGAGGTGGTATTGGAGCGCCGCGGTGGCAGCCTCCGGCGTCCGCTGCCCGACGAGGATGCTGGTACCCATGGTTGCCGTCATGGCAAGCAGGCTGATCGCCTCAGTGCGAGCGTCGGCTCCAGCATCGGCCCGGCCCGTCTCCTGTGCCTGTTGGATCAGTCCGGTAAGGGCATTCTCGGCGGCGTCAGGGTTGTCGATGAACGGCTGGGCGGCGAGGGCCTCGTCGGTCACGGACAGGATCGAGTAGGAGCTGTAGAGAAGGTGGAAGGTTCGGCCTTCCTCGTCGGTCGGCAGCGAGGCCAGCAGCAGTGCCTCGATTGTCGCGCGGGGGCCCGGGTCACGGCCAGCAGCGGCGAGGCGGGCGCCAACGCGTGCGGTGAAGCGGTCGGTCAGGTGTTGGAGGCCATGGAAAAGCAGCTTCTCCTTGGTCTGGAAGTAGTACTGCACCAGGCGCAGTGAGACGCCCGCCTCGGCGGCGACGTCGCGCATGCCGACCGCGTGCAGGCCCTGCCGCCCGGCGACCTGGATGAGTGCTTCAGCGATCTGGGTGCGGCGTTCATCGTGGTCCACTCGCTTGGGCATCCGTGGCGTCTCCGGCCGTGGTTGGGGTTGGTGGGGTTGCCTGTTCGCCGTCCGGTCCGGCTCGACGGCACCTTTTCATGGTACCGCCGTATCACCCATATGGTACGGTCGTATCACAAAGAGTGGATCTCACGGAGGTGCCCATGCCCGAGAACACGCCCCGACCGCGCCGCGACATAGGCCGCT
Protein-coding regions in this window:
- a CDS encoding ArsR/SmtB family transcription factor, translated to MIEVEFAIEDVARTRFAISPLWEVVASVRVLKGADEHGLHRTWADRVRPRLAAAGLDLSPLFDLVPMPVRSPWAGRIPGFICPPPTTPLPSLEVELATVRAMPPALLHTTAEVPEARMAALRGNPATELARLADAIEAYWELALAPYWSRILTLLEDDIRYRAGRLVAGGAQHLFTDLDPQVTWAQGTLHLEHRTARGARRLDGQGLLLVPSVFIWPRVFSVLNEPWQPSLRYPPRAVGTLWHTRPATAPNALAGVLGRSRAMVLTELTAPASTTELARRTGLTPGGTSQHLTALRNAGLVSAHRAGRQVLYARTRAGQTVTEAAQSGSPPSAADAQTQHPQAADEFRGANPNAKPGLSPV
- a CDS encoding TetR/AcrR family transcriptional regulator — its product is MSTPRQSRADRRRATEVRILDSARELFAEKGFERTTIRAVAAAASVDPALVMQYFGSKRELFSQAVQALPTPLTVTGADELVDQLLASLGLKLGGLPEGTLAMMRSMLTDQAAADHVRAALGRQIDSVGAALPAAEDPELRAALVVTALLGVTIGHQLLGLAALREAPADHIAALLRPAIKALAGPPG
- a CDS encoding nuclear transport factor 2 family protein translates to MTPVSPLDTPAVRTPHEVLTCYYQAMLDKSPDDLADLYAIDAVHKFPFTSPGFPACFEGREAVRAGYRAVWGASPAKVQEVRRIATHETADPEVIIAEHVVVGTLPPKATTFTVPGLLILHVRNGLITRVHDYMDGSGVASARA
- a CDS encoding ATP-dependent DNA ligase — its product is MTWSLPEPMLTVAVDSPVLPAGCAAEPKWDGYRAQLAVYAGGRVLLRSRRGTDMTAAFPEIRAAALAQLPEDTGLDGAM
- a CDS encoding MFS transporter, with product MHTGTRSGTHKWVLARYMLVAVLVRLASEGARIGVVVLAVERTGSAGFGGALVAALLFPSVVAAPLAGALADRVRRRRLFHAGCLVYYGAGLTVVAGLIGRAPAPVVLTMAAAAGCCTPLLTGGLTSLLSDLLPSTELPRAFSLDAVSYNLAGITGPALASALAAATGPAPAVVALGAGAAAGGLLVFALPLRRRPGRGAGPRPAGLGAAIALLVRDPPLRSLTWASGVGQLGIGALPVVCVLLATHYRTPWAAGGLMTAMALGSLTGSLAYAWRPWGTLRPERTVVTMLFATGVPLAAVPWMDSATAAVGGFALAGWCTGPLFAALLAGRDRYAPQGARTQVFTLGASIKSTFAAGGAALAGVWQAAGPGSLVLAVAACQVAGAALGVVLLYGRPNRGDRPSPETPST
- a CDS encoding CGNR zinc finger domain-containing protein produces the protein MRFTFVSDHVALDFAATVAWRTTRHTELLAEPEDFARWATAAEVVDRLEAVSQGDLVAARTLREAIYRLALAAAAGEPGDPQDAAVIRRAAAHTPVRPALQALGEVERRGGVNEVLATVAASASDLLGGPGRLLIRHCTGEPCTRLFLDRSRAGTRRWCSKRSCGSRINAAAYRRRVRQDGQTTK
- a CDS encoding IS701 family transposase, encoding MGGDLADVRLWAGELTALHGRFVHRFSRSEPRESALACMRGLVAPLQRKNGWTPAEEAGHDGPDRIQRMLNRIEWDADEVLDDVRAYVVEHLGERDAVLIVDDTGFLKKGVRSAGVQRQYSGTAGRTENCQVGVFLAYATGRARTLIDRRLYLPTSWTDDRERCRRAGIGDEVVFETKVAMAKAMVRKAIAGKIPFAWVTADAAYGFSKGWRHELEQADVFHVMATTRHDTVVTRWALDHPVHELFPGLPRQKWKRRSCGEGAHGRRIFDRAHVEVRPWHREDRRHWVLARRSVSRPEEISYYIAYCPADTTLDELIRVAGSRWAVEECFQTAKQECGLDDYQVRRYPGWHRHMTLAMADHACLTVLRARQLDTDKAETDPPSSSTSASPKSDA
- a CDS encoding TetR/AcrR family transcriptional regulator, yielding MPKRVDHDERRTQIAEALIQVAGRQGLHAVGMRDVAAEAGVSLRLVQYYFQTKEKLLFHGLQHLTDRFTARVGARLAAAGRDPGPRATIEALLLASLPTDEEGRTFHLLYSSYSILSVTDEALAAQPFIDNPDAAENALTGLIQQAQETGRADAGADARTEAISLLAMTATMGTSILVGQRTPEAATAALQYHLDRIFNSSQTAPTTRCVAQELKGELT